The following coding sequences are from one Schizosaccharomyces osmophilus chromosome 1, complete sequence window:
- a CDS encoding ferric reductase transmembrane component — protein sequence MYDSTWRIQYDVNDKWAIIFLFLFLGCLVALSGLYVIETARVYRKSCKRYDSPSDKTSPSLSPSVLERIYLMIRNAYLHLATHKGIMTIIAVPIVFGITVPFIGRDTNNPGTKGDWVGMLVCARLGFLSTAVFTLSFLFSMKNNPFALMLFSSHEKMNYIHRLLSQFAILLGIIHGFTRLALDAEKGLSLINRVYNTGYAILAITVLLFISVLPCFRRRFYEWFFLIHHVCSIAFIICIYMHHPRCIPYMIAASAFYALDRGCRVLRCFMNKTTFQATMIDDDVVYLRGKKPKASFFSLPWSSGNHVYINIPRLSFWQMHPFTLASCPWDEYIELLVVVRKGFTRRLASHLGSIDDSSSDEAEKSNASVSVSKSSYKNNSFNLHKRMDSDATCAVPTKEMTVFLDGPYGPVSNPCKNYSYVFFAAAGCGITSTLPTFRDMLVKPGNTLHITFVWSCRSFKFIRLFKEILEDSIKQNRVSVHIYCHLTTSYSVKEHHLLSQTSGSNSIQYFDERPNLENHIKDYFDLSGTNVSAISACGPDAFLKSLKKEVTSQQKWDADTFQQYEEI from the coding sequence ATGTATGATTCAACATGGAGAATACAGTATGATGTTAATGACAAGTGGGCGatcattttcttatttctatttcttggGTGCTTAGTTGCTCTTTCCGGACTTTATGTTATTGAAACAGCAAGGGTATATCGCAAGTCTTGTAAAAGATATGATTCTCCAAGCGATAAAACTTCTCCGTCGCTGTCGCCTTCAGTTTTGGAGCGTATTTATCTTATGATAAGAAACGCTTATTTGCATTTGGCAACCCATAAAGGTATTATGACAATCATTGCTGttccaattgtttttggaattacAGTTCCTTTTATTGGAAGAGACACAAACAACCCAGGGACAAAAGGGGATTGGGTTGGAATGCTAGTGTGTGCGAGATTAGGATTTTTGTCAACAGCTGTTTTTACcctttccttccttttcagtatgaaaaacaatccATTCGCTTTGATGCTTTTCTCTTCCCatgaaaagatgaattatATTCATCGTCTCTTATCCCAATTCGCCATTCTACTAGGTATCATACATGGTTTTACGCGCCTTGCTTTGGATGCCGAGAAAGGCCTAAGTTTAATTAATCGTGTATATAATACGGGATATGCCATTCTCGCCATAACGgtccttttatttatcaGCGTTCTACCGTGTTTCCGACGAAGATTTTATGAATGGTTTTTCCTTATTCATCATGTCTGTAGCATTGCTTTTATTATATGTATTTACATGCATCATCCCCGATGCATTCCTTACATGATTGCAGCTAGTGCTTTCTATGCACTGGATCGTGGATGTAGAGTCCTGCGTTGCTTTATGAATAAAACAACATTCCAGGCAACCATGATTGATGATGATGTCGTTTACTTGCGTGGAAAAAAACCCaaagcttctttcttttctttgccaTGGTCTTCAGGTAATCATGTTTATATCAATATCCCTCGTTTAAGTTTTTGGCAAATGCATCCATTTACCCTCGCTAGCTGTCCTTGGGACGAATACATTGAGCTGTTGGTTGTCGTTCGAAAGGGATTCACTCGACGCTTGGCAAGCCATCTTGGTTCCATAGACGATTCATCAAGTGACGAAGCTGAAAAGTCCAATGCTAGCGTTTCTGTATCTAAATCAAGctataaaaataattcattTAATTTACATAAGCGAATGGATTCTGACGCTACTTGTGCAGTACCGACCAAGGAAATGACAGTTTTCCTGGATGGACCATATGGACCAGTGTCCAACCCCTGTAAGAATTACtcttatgttttttttgctgCAGCCGGTTGCGGTATTACTTCCACCTTACCGACCTTCAGGGATATGCTGGTGAAGCCTGGGAACACACTTCACATTACATTTGTATGGTCATGTCGATCATTCAAGTTCATTCGTCTTTTTAAGGAAATTTTGGAGGATTCTATAAAACAGAATCGGGTGTCTGTCCATATATATTGTCATCTGACGACAAGCTATTCTGTGAAAGAGCACCATTTATTATCTCAAACGAGTGGTTCAAACTCAATTCAATACTTTGATGAAAGGCCCAATTTAGAAAACCATATCAAGGACTACTTTGATTTGTCTGGAACAAACGTTAGCGCAATAAGTGCATGCGGACCTGATGCCTTTTTGaagagtttgaaaaaggaGGTGACTTCTCAGCAAAAATGGGATGCCGATACTTTCCAGCAATATGaagaaatttga
- the wtf20 gene encoding wtf meiotic driver (syntenic with wtf19 in CBS 15792) — MKNKYSPISDSDDSSKTLNDEKADSQSSPSNGTPPPYSASNKFIDLEMADGSAQNSANNSGWDVVLCQKVLAGILLPITIGYIVAYAILLVLFFGFKASVSAKPLWGLSAGCVASFALFLFAMTQMPKEWFPQAKQGLTQAGRATKNVLSAMCISVLCVCFLDVLGFTVYYAAKKFTGFEKINNNFFYAVCFVNFVLFLLLTMNANARELLRLVLVDLRNGIGVGVNGIGNGIGNGIGNAVDRILDTNRGEQVPQNEQIELQHLSEQSAEV, encoded by the exons atgaaaaacaaatactCTCCTATTTCAGATTCTGatgactcttccaaaacgctcaatgatgaaaaggcaGATAGTCAGTCGTCTCCTTCAAATGGTACGCCTCCTCCGTATTCAG CTTCAAACAAGTTTATCGATTTAGAAATGGCTGATGGATCCGCTCAGAATTCCGCTAATAATTCTGGTTGGGATGTGGTGCTTTGCCAGAAAGTCTTAGCAGGCATCTTGTTGCCTATAACTATTGGGTATATTGTGGCCTATGCTATTCTTCTTgtgttattttttggttttaaggCTTCTGTGAGTGCGAAACCCCTTTGGGGGCTTTCTGCTGGCTGTGTAGCATCCTTTgcattgtttttgtttg CAATGACTCAAATGCCTAAAGAATGGTTCCCGCAGGCCAAACAAGGGCTCACGCAAGCTGGAAGAGCAACCAAAAACGTATTGTCAGCTATGTGTATCTCAGTATTATGTGTGTGTTTTCTCGATGTCCTCGGTTTCACCGTGTATTATGCTGCAAAGAAGTTTacaggatttgaaaagataaacaataattttttctatgctgtttgttttgttaactttgtcttgtttcttttattgacGA TGAATGCAAATGCGCGCGAACTATTAAGATTAGTTCTCGTCGATCTGAGAAACGGAATAGGCGTCGGCGTAAACGGAATAGGAAACGGCATAGGAAATGGTATAGGAAACGCTGTGGATCGTATTTTAG ATACAAATCGAGGAGAGCAAGTACCTCAGAACGAACAAATCGAACTCCAGCATCTTTCTGAGCAAAGCGCTGAAGTTTAA
- a CDS encoding iron/ascorbate oxidoreductase yields MKVIELPSIDLSEQNTKLLSTLIIDACQEWGFFTLKNHGIKLEDVQVLFKESDEFFKLPTEEKEHYVFQGNDLPSGYSRHTKHSHSEDSFSRAIKEYYDIARFPNPDIEKISPAIRKRLPELKMFFKQCHILSLKILDLIALGFGLSQDFFSKYHSSAEDFLRFIKYMVPEGKEHTEDDVDNDSHFDYGTITLLFQREYGILQIQPPESDATADWVRVSVDKEVISVNVADTLQFWTGERIKSSIHQIRIDPRIRERQLIAFFAIPDLDCPISKVSDEEDGKNAKTMTMREYRRRKMACLP; encoded by the exons ATGAAAGTAATAGAATTACCTTCTATTGATCTATCTGAGCAAAATACAAAACTTCTCAGTACATTAATAATTGATGCTTGTCAAGAATGGGGATTTTTCACATTAAAAAACCATGGGATAAAATTGGAAGACGTGCAAGTACTCTTCAAAGAGAGCGATGAATTCTTCAAGTTACCCACAGAGGAAAAGGAACATTATGTGTTTCAAGGAAATGACTTGCCGTCAGGATATTCAAGACATACTAAACATTCGCATTCAgaagattctttttctagAGCTATAAAGGAGTATTATGATATAGCAAGGTTCCCTAATCCagatattgaaaaaattagcCCGGCCATCCGTAAGCGTTTACCTGAGCTAAAGatgttttttaaacagTGTCATATTCTTTCGTTAAAAATTCTTGATTTAATTGCTCTTGGATTTGGGCTTTCACAGGATTTCTTCAGCAAATACCATAGTTCCGCTGAGGACTTTCTTCGCTTCATAAAGTACATGGTTCCTGAGGGAAAGGAACACACAGAGGACGATGTGGATAACGATAGTCATTTCGATTATGGTACTATCACATTATTGTTTCAAAGAGAATATGGAATTCTACAGATTCAACCTCCAGAATCTGACGCTACGGCTGATTGGGTTCGAGTCTCCGTCGATAAAGAGGTGATTTC AGTCAATGTTGCAGATACGTTACAATTCTGGACCGGTGAAAGGATAAAAAGTAGCATTCACCAAATAAGAATTGATCCAAGAATAAGAGAACGACAATTAATCGCTTTTTTTGCTATACCTGATTTGGATTGTCCTATATCTAAAGtttctgatgaagaagatggaAAAAACGCAAAGACAATGACAATGCGTGAATATAGGAGAAGGAAGATGGCATGTTTACCATAG